A single window of Neisseria sp. KEM232 DNA harbors:
- a CDS encoding isocitrate lyase produces MAKYQEEIKAAEQTKQANGSGWAAITPEYVARMRLQNRFKTGLDIAKYTADIMRRDMAEYDANPANYTQSLGCWHGFVGQQKLIAVKKHHQTPNKRYLYLSGWMVAGMRSEFGPLPDQSMHEKTSVPALIEELYTFLKQADARELDLLFTALDEARAAGDTAKAADIQNQIDNFQTHVVPIIADIDAGFGNAEATYLLAKKMIEAGACCIQIENQVSDEKQCGHQDGKVTVPHVDFLAKINAVRYAFLELGVDNGVIVARTDSLGAGLTKQIAFSSQPGDLGDQYNSFLEGEEITDLSQVKAGDVIVNTNGKTIKPTRLPSNLFQFKKGTGVDRVVLDCITSLQNGADLLWIETEKPHIGQIKEMIDRVRQVIPNAKLVYNNSPSFNWTLNFRQQVFDAWKEAGKDVSAYDRAKLMSADYDDTELAKEADERIRTFQRDASAQAGIFHHLITLPTYHTAALSTDNLAKGYFGDEAMLAYVKGVQRQEIRQGIATVKHQNMAGSDIGDNHKEYFAGEAALKAGGKDNTMNQFH; encoded by the coding sequence ATGGCTAAGTATCAGGAAGAAATCAAAGCGGCAGAACAAACCAAACAGGCAAACGGCAGCGGCTGGGCAGCCATCACGCCCGAATACGTTGCCCGTATGCGTCTGCAAAACCGTTTCAAAACCGGTTTGGACATCGCCAAATACACGGCCGACATCATGCGCCGCGATATGGCCGAATACGACGCAAACCCGGCCAATTACACCCAATCTTTGGGCTGCTGGCACGGCTTTGTCGGCCAACAGAAGCTGATTGCAGTGAAAAAACACCACCAAACGCCCAACAAACGCTATCTCTACCTTTCCGGCTGGATGGTTGCCGGTATGCGCTCCGAGTTCGGCCCGCTGCCCGACCAGTCCATGCACGAAAAAACCTCCGTGCCCGCGCTGATTGAAGAGCTCTACACCTTCCTGAAACAGGCCGACGCCCGCGAGCTTGACCTGCTGTTTACCGCGCTCGACGAAGCCCGCGCCGCAGGCGACACCGCCAAGGCCGCCGACATCCAAAACCAAATCGACAATTTCCAAACCCACGTCGTGCCGATTATCGCCGATATCGACGCCGGTTTCGGCAATGCGGAAGCCACCTACCTGCTGGCGAAAAAAATGATCGAAGCGGGCGCGTGCTGCATCCAGATTGAAAATCAAGTGTCCGACGAAAAACAATGCGGCCACCAAGATGGTAAAGTGACCGTGCCGCACGTCGACTTCCTCGCCAAAATCAACGCAGTGCGCTACGCGTTCTTGGAATTGGGCGTGGACAACGGCGTGATTGTTGCGCGCACCGACTCCCTCGGCGCGGGTCTGACCAAGCAAATCGCCTTCTCCAGCCAACCGGGCGATTTGGGCGACCAATACAACAGCTTCCTCGAAGGCGAAGAAATCACCGACCTGAGCCAAGTGAAAGCAGGCGACGTTATCGTCAACACCAACGGCAAAACCATCAAGCCCACCCGCCTGCCGAGCAACCTGTTCCAGTTCAAAAAAGGCACCGGTGTCGACCGCGTGGTACTCGACTGCATCACCTCCCTGCAAAACGGCGCCGACCTTTTGTGGATCGAAACCGAAAAACCGCATATCGGCCAGATTAAGGAAATGATCGACCGCGTGCGCCAGGTCATTCCCAACGCCAAGCTGGTGTACAACAACAGCCCGTCGTTCAACTGGACGCTGAATTTCCGCCAGCAGGTGTTCGACGCTTGGAAAGAAGCCGGCAAAGACGTATCGGCTTACGACCGCGCCAAACTGATGTCCGCCGACTACGACGACACCGAGCTGGCCAAAGAAGCCGACGAGCGCATCCGCACCTTCCAGCGCGACGCCTCCGCCCAGGCCGGCATCTTCCACCACCTGATTACCCTGCCGACCTACCACACCGCAGCCCTGTCCACCGACAATCTGGCCAAAGGCTACTTCGGTGACGAAGCCATGCTGGCCTATGTCAAAGGCGTGCAGCGTCAGGAAATCCGCCAGGGCATCGCCACCGTGAAACATCAGAACATGGCGGGCTCCGACATCGGCGACAATCACAAAGAATACTTTGCCGGCGAAGCCGCTTTGAAAGCGGGCGGCAAAGACAACACCATGAACCAGTTCCACTGA
- the trxA gene encoding thioredoxin TrxA, with amino-acid sequence MSSELIVHATDASFEQDVLKSDVPVLLDFWAPWCGPCKMIAPILDDLAAEFAGRLKIVKINIDENEQTPAQFGVRGIPTLMVFKDGKNVATKVGALAKGQLTAFVNASI; translated from the coding sequence ATGAGTAGCGAATTGATCGTACATGCCACCGATGCCAGCTTCGAACAGGACGTATTGAAATCCGACGTGCCCGTATTGCTTGACTTCTGGGCGCCTTGGTGCGGCCCGTGCAAAATGATTGCGCCGATACTCGACGATTTGGCCGCCGAATTTGCAGGCCGTCTGAAAATCGTCAAAATCAACATCGACGAAAACGAACAAACCCCCGCCCAATTCGGCGTACGCGGCATCCCGACTTTGATGGTGTTCAAAGACGGCAAAAACGTCGCCACCAAAGTCGGCGCTTTGGCAAAAGGCCAACTGACTGCATTTGTCAACGCTTCGATTTGA
- the fabB gene encoding beta-ketoacyl-ACP synthase I encodes MKRVVVTGIGIVSSLGNNCREVLAALQNLKSGISFDESYREMGMRSHVAGNIKIDPKDHIDRKILRFMGNAPAYAYIAMQEAIANAGLTEEQVSNIRTGIVAGSGGASSASQVEAADILRASGVKRVGPYGVTKTMASTVAACLATPFKIKGVNYSISSACSTSAHCIGHAAELIQLGKQDIVFAGGGEEVHWAMSSLFDAMGALSTKYNDTPERASRAYDAHRDGFVISGGGSILVMEEYEHAKARGANILCELTGYGATSDGCDMVQPSGEGAVRCMQMALAQHGGSVDYINAHGTSTPVGDTKELAAIREAFAGQDVPLISSTKSLSGHALGAAGSNEAIYSILMMQNDFVCASANIETLDEHAAGLPIVRENRSLKLKAVMSNSFGFGGTNATLVFSRVE; translated from the coding sequence ATGAAACGCGTCGTCGTAACCGGCATCGGCATCGTATCCAGCCTCGGCAACAACTGCCGCGAAGTCCTCGCCGCCCTGCAAAACCTGAAATCCGGCATTTCGTTTGACGAAAGCTACCGCGAAATGGGCATGCGCTCCCACGTGGCCGGCAACATCAAAATCGACCCCAAAGACCACATCGACCGCAAAATCCTGCGCTTTATGGGCAACGCCCCCGCCTACGCCTACATCGCCATGCAGGAAGCCATCGCCAACGCCGGCCTCACCGAAGAGCAGGTTTCCAACATCCGCACCGGCATCGTCGCCGGCAGCGGCGGCGCATCGTCGGCATCGCAAGTGGAAGCCGCCGACATCCTGCGCGCAAGCGGCGTCAAACGCGTCGGCCCCTACGGCGTAACCAAAACCATGGCATCCACCGTTGCCGCCTGCCTGGCCACGCCGTTTAAAATCAAAGGCGTAAACTACTCCATCAGCTCCGCCTGCTCCACCTCCGCCCACTGCATCGGCCATGCAGCCGAGCTTATCCAGTTGGGCAAACAAGACATCGTTTTCGCCGGCGGCGGCGAAGAAGTCCACTGGGCGATGAGCAGCCTGTTCGACGCCATGGGCGCGCTCTCCACCAAATACAACGACACCCCCGAACGCGCCAGCCGCGCCTACGACGCCCACCGCGACGGCTTCGTCATCTCCGGCGGCGGCAGCATCTTGGTGATGGAAGAATACGAACACGCCAAAGCGCGCGGCGCCAACATCCTGTGCGAACTCACCGGCTACGGCGCCACCTCCGACGGCTGCGACATGGTGCAGCCCTCCGGCGAAGGCGCCGTGCGCTGCATGCAGATGGCACTCGCCCAACACGGCGGCAGCGTCGACTACATCAACGCCCACGGCACCTCCACCCCCGTCGGCGACACCAAAGAACTCGCCGCCATCCGCGAAGCCTTCGCCGGCCAAGACGTGCCGCTGATCAGCTCCACCAAATCCCTCTCCGGCCACGCCCTCGGCGCCGCCGGCTCCAACGAAGCCATCTACTCCATCCTGATGATGCAAAACGACTTCGTCTGCGCCAGCGCCAACATCGAAACCCTCGACGAACACGCCGCCGGCCTGCCCATCGTCCGCGAAAACCGCAGCCTGAAACTCAAGGCCGTAATGTCCAACAGCTTCGGCTTCGGCGGCACCAATGCCACGCTGGTGTTCAGCAGGGTGGAATAA
- the fabA gene encoding 3-hydroxyacyl-[acyl-carrier-protein] dehydratase FabA → MTTFTPQSSYTKEELLACGRGELFGAGNAQLPLPDMLMIDRIVEINNTGGKYGKGEIIAELDINPHLWFFDCHFQGDPVMPGCLGLDAMWQLVGFFLGWTGAPGRGRALGCGEVKFSGQVLPKHKTVRYHIHIKRVMNSKLVLGIADAEMSVDGRTIYEGNGLRVGLFTTTDDF, encoded by the coding sequence ATGACCACCTTCACCCCCCAATCCAGCTACACCAAAGAAGAACTGCTCGCCTGCGGGCGCGGCGAACTGTTTGGCGCGGGCAACGCCCAGCTGCCGCTGCCCGATATGCTGATGATCGACCGCATCGTCGAAATCAACAACACCGGCGGCAAATACGGCAAGGGCGAAATCATCGCCGAACTCGACATCAACCCCCACTTGTGGTTCTTCGACTGCCATTTTCAGGGCGACCCCGTGATGCCCGGCTGCCTCGGTTTGGACGCCATGTGGCAGCTGGTCGGCTTCTTTCTCGGCTGGACGGGCGCTCCCGGGCGCGGCCGCGCGCTCGGCTGCGGCGAAGTGAAATTCAGCGGCCAGGTGCTGCCCAAACACAAAACCGTGCGCTACCACATCCACATCAAGCGCGTGATGAACAGCAAACTGGTGCTGGGCATTGCCGACGCCGAAATGAGCGTGGACGGCCGCACCATCTACGAAGGCAACGGCCTGCGCGTCGGCCTGTTCACCACCACCGACGACTTCTAA
- a CDS encoding phosphoribosylaminoimidazolesuccinocarboxamide synthase produces MNNISLKKTYSGKVRDLYEIDDKRMLMVATDRLSAFDVILPEPIPGKGEILTQISNFWFEKLKHIMPNHFTGDTVYDVLPENEARAVEQRAVVAKRLTPVKIEAIVRGYLAGSGWKEYQKNGTVCGIRLPDGLREADKLPEVLFTPSTKAEVGGHDENISFAECEKIIGKELAAQVRDKAVALYTEAAAYAETRGIIICDTKFEFGLDENGTLTLMDEVLTPDSSRFWPKEHYRPGSNPPSFDKQFVRDWLEQSGWDKQPPAPQVPADIIGKTAAKYREALRLLTE; encoded by the coding sequence ATGAACAACATCAGCCTGAAAAAAACCTACTCCGGCAAAGTCCGCGACCTCTACGAAATCGACGACAAGCGTATGCTGATGGTCGCCACCGACCGCCTGTCCGCCTTCGACGTTATCCTGCCCGAACCCATCCCCGGCAAAGGCGAAATCCTTACGCAGATTTCCAACTTCTGGTTTGAAAAACTCAAGCACATCATGCCCAACCACTTCACCGGCGACACCGTTTACGACGTTCTGCCCGAAAACGAAGCCCGCGCCGTCGAACAACGCGCCGTCGTTGCCAAACGCCTCACGCCCGTGAAAATCGAAGCCATCGTGCGCGGCTATCTGGCCGGCAGCGGCTGGAAGGAATACCAAAAAAACGGCACCGTCTGCGGCATCCGCCTGCCCGATGGACTGCGCGAAGCCGACAAACTGCCCGAAGTGCTGTTCACCCCGTCCACCAAAGCCGAAGTCGGCGGCCACGACGAAAACATCAGCTTCGCCGAATGCGAAAAAATCATCGGCAAAGAACTCGCCGCCCAAGTGCGCGACAAAGCCGTCGCCCTCTATACGGAAGCCGCCGCCTACGCCGAAACGCGCGGCATCATCATCTGCGACACCAAATTCGAGTTCGGCCTCGACGAAAACGGCACGCTCACCCTGATGGACGAAGTGCTCACCCCCGATTCCAGCCGCTTCTGGCCGAAAGAACACTACCGCCCCGGCAGCAACCCGCCCTCCTTCGACAAACAGTTTGTGCGCGACTGGCTGGAACAAAGCGGTTGGGACAAACAGCCGCCCGCGCCTCAGGTGCCCGCCGACATCATCGGAAAAACCGCCGCCAAATACCGCGAAGCCCTGCGCCTGCTCACCGAGTAA
- a CDS encoding DUF1841 family protein: MYDVNTHDVRRFFANVWKERLNPLALDGLQQKALRIIEAHQEYAEYLEHVENYLDTEWKPENGRENPFLHLSLHLSIQEQAAIDQPPGIRAIHQSLTAKHNGDWVAAEHQMMEALAETVWEAQRYGKGLDVNAYITRLRRLVGLGQEENARINPHEVPLSDKISGR; this comes from the coding sequence ATGTACGACGTAAACACCCACGACGTGCGCCGCTTCTTCGCCAACGTATGGAAAGAACGGCTCAATCCCCTCGCCCTCGACGGTTTGCAGCAAAAAGCCCTGCGCATCATCGAAGCCCATCAGGAATACGCCGAATACCTCGAACACGTCGAAAACTACCTCGACACCGAATGGAAACCGGAAAACGGCCGCGAAAACCCCTTCCTCCATCTCTCGCTGCACCTCTCCATCCAAGAGCAGGCCGCCATCGACCAACCGCCCGGCATCCGCGCCATCCACCAAAGCCTCACCGCCAAACACAACGGCGACTGGGTCGCCGCCGAACACCAAATGATGGAAGCGCTGGCCGAAACCGTGTGGGAAGCACAGCGCTACGGCAAAGGCTTGGACGTCAACGCCTACATCACCCGCCTGCGCCGCCTCGTCGGCCTCGGCCAGGAAGAAAACGCCCGCATCAACCCGCACGAAGTGCCGCTGTCCGACAAAATCAGCGGCCGCTGA
- the holA gene encoding DNA polymerase III subunit delta yields MPVQNIETLTPDTPLPPLCLIHGEEDLLRVEALDTLRAAAKKQGYLNRESYTPETAADWDEILSSANSIGLFADLKLLEIHIPNGKPGKAGGDTLQKLAENLPEDTVTLVLLPKLEKAQTQAKWFAALAKHGSVYEAKAVSGHTLPAWIKGRLKAQNLDIEADALALFAERVEGNLLAAKQEIDKLALLYPPGHTVGMAEAEQAVANVARFDVFQLSAAWMGGDAARTVRLLEGLAAEGEEPVLLLWVLAEDIRTLIRLTAALKQGQSVQAVRGSLRLWGDKQTLAPQAARRIGITRLIAALQECARTDRIIKGAETGDAWAAFRQTVCALAA; encoded by the coding sequence ATGCCCGTACAAAACATCGAAACCCTCACCCCCGACACCCCCCTGCCGCCCCTCTGCCTTATCCACGGCGAAGAAGACCTGCTGCGCGTCGAAGCCCTCGACACCCTGCGCGCCGCCGCGAAAAAACAGGGCTATCTCAACCGCGAGTCATACACGCCGGAAACCGCCGCCGACTGGGACGAAATCCTGTCGTCCGCCAACAGCATCGGCCTCTTCGCCGATTTGAAACTGCTGGAAATCCACATTCCGAACGGCAAACCGGGCAAAGCGGGCGGCGACACCCTGCAAAAGCTGGCGGAAAACCTGCCCGAGGACACCGTTACCCTCGTTCTGCTGCCCAAGCTGGAAAAAGCGCAGACGCAGGCCAAATGGTTTGCCGCCCTCGCCAAACACGGCAGCGTCTACGAAGCCAAAGCCGTGTCCGGCCACACCCTGCCCGCGTGGATCAAAGGCCGTCTGAAAGCGCAAAATCTCGACATCGAAGCCGACGCCCTCGCCCTGTTCGCCGAACGCGTCGAAGGCAACCTTTTGGCCGCCAAACAGGAAATCGACAAACTCGCCCTGCTCTATCCGCCGGGACACACCGTCGGTATGGCCGAAGCGGAACAGGCCGTGGCCAACGTCGCCCGTTTCGACGTTTTCCAACTGTCGGCCGCATGGATGGGCGGCGACGCCGCGCGCACCGTCAGGCTGCTCGAAGGTTTGGCAGCCGAAGGCGAAGAACCTGTTTTGCTGCTGTGGGTGCTGGCTGAAGACATCCGCACCCTCATCCGCCTCACCGCCGCCCTGAAACAGGGGCAGAGCGTGCAGGCCGTGCGCGGCAGCCTGCGCCTGTGGGGCGACAAGCAAACCCTCGCGCCGCAGGCTGCCCGCCGCATCGGCATCACCCGCCTCATCGCCGCCTTACAGGAATGCGCCCGCACCGACCGCATCATCAAAGGCGCGGAAACGGGCGACGCCTGGGCGGCCTTCCGCCAGACGGTTTGCGCTTTAGCCGCTTAG
- the lptE gene encoding LPS assembly lipoprotein LptE: MKKLLLAAALLPAACGFHLKGTQTYDRLPYQTWHIEGAELQRPLENALRRSDGTPASAAAAQAVLKVENVETQKDVLTITRAALVSEYRLALKAQAQVYRNGKAEGTPIVVEVRRTLEYADSEVLGKQEEETMIRNEMAEDAAQQIVRRLSFLPH, encoded by the coding sequence ATGAAAAAACTCCTGCTCGCCGCCGCCCTGCTTCCCGCCGCCTGCGGCTTCCACCTCAAAGGCACGCAAACCTACGACCGCCTGCCCTACCAAACCTGGCACATCGAAGGCGCAGAGCTGCAACGCCCGCTGGAAAACGCCCTGCGCCGCTCCGATGGCACGCCCGCTTCCGCCGCCGCCGCGCAGGCCGTGTTGAAAGTGGAAAACGTCGAAACACAGAAAGACGTACTCACCATCACCCGCGCCGCCCTCGTCAGCGAATACCGCCTGGCGCTCAAAGCGCAGGCGCAGGTTTACCGCAACGGCAAGGCTGAAGGCACGCCCATTGTGGTGGAAGTGCGCCGCACCCTCGAATATGCCGACAGCGAAGTGCTGGGCAAACAGGAAGAGGAAACCATGATCCGCAACGAAATGGCCGAAGACGCGGCGCAGCAGATCGTCCGCCGCCTCTCCTTCCTGCCCCATTGA
- a CDS encoding SMC-Scp complex subunit ScpB, with protein MTDTLPPDALIEAALLTQSEPLGEKALRKLCDPPLSQDKLIDVLGSLKARWQNRALQLVHSGEGWRFQIAPAAFARLGALQETRSPRYSRAVMETLAIIAYQQPVTRGDIEGIRGVAVSQNVMQTLLDRGWIETIGQRDTVGRPALWATTPAFLADLQLDSLEQLPPLTELGELVLPELPQAAGADNGAEEETEDA; from the coding sequence ATGACCGACACCCTCCCGCCCGACGCCCTCATCGAAGCCGCCCTGCTCACCCAGTCCGAACCGCTCGGCGAAAAAGCCCTGCGCAAACTGTGCGACCCGCCCCTGTCGCAGGACAAACTCATCGACGTGCTCGGCAGCCTCAAAGCCCGCTGGCAGAACCGCGCCCTGCAACTGGTTCACAGCGGCGAGGGCTGGCGTTTCCAAATCGCCCCCGCCGCCTTCGCGCGGCTGGGCGCTTTGCAGGAAACGCGCAGCCCGCGCTACTCCCGCGCCGTGATGGAAACCCTGGCCATCATCGCCTACCAGCAGCCCGTCACGCGCGGCGACATCGAAGGCATACGCGGCGTTGCCGTTTCGCAAAATGTGATGCAGACCCTGCTCGACCGCGGCTGGATAGAAACCATCGGCCAGCGCGACACCGTCGGCCGCCCCGCCCTGTGGGCAACCACGCCCGCCTTCCTCGCCGACTTGCAGCTCGATTCCCTCGAACAGCTCCCGCCGCTTACCGAGCTGGGCGAACTCGTCCTGCCCGAACTGCCGCAGGCGGCCGGTGCGGATAACGGTGCGGAAGAAGAAACGGAAGACGCCTGA
- the recO gene encoding DNA repair protein RecO has protein sequence MSDKNSRINHEPAFLLSAAPWRESSLRLEMYSRRYGRVALIARSARKRQSELRGVLVPFVPVSVSWYGSAELKTLHRAEWLGGRPQPQGRALFSGLYLNELVLKLTAREDPHPRLYDALDQALAAVCTQAAHTAALRRFEWQLLSELGYAPDLEYDIGGKPVSAQAHYLIEPEQPPQPVPPDTRADGKTAVTAAGSALLQLREGVFDSGAAQQQALKITRLLLDFRLPEGIQSRRVLQQLQTFQTAFSDGLPQPERPSEKTADTDTQP, from the coding sequence ATGTCCGACAAAAACAGCCGCATCAACCACGAACCCGCCTTCCTGCTCTCAGCCGCCCCGTGGCGCGAAAGCAGCCTGCGGCTCGAAATGTACAGCCGCCGCTACGGCCGCGTCGCCCTGATTGCCCGCAGCGCGCGCAAACGCCAGAGCGAGCTGCGCGGCGTACTCGTTCCCTTCGTGCCCGTCAGCGTATCGTGGTACGGCAGCGCCGAACTCAAAACCCTGCACCGCGCCGAATGGCTGGGCGGCCGCCCGCAGCCGCAGGGGCGCGCCCTGTTCAGCGGCCTCTACCTCAACGAACTCGTCCTCAAACTCACCGCCCGCGAAGACCCGCACCCGCGCCTCTACGACGCCCTCGACCAAGCCCTTGCCGCCGTCTGCACCCAAGCCGCCCACACCGCCGCCCTGCGCCGCTTCGAGTGGCAGCTTTTAAGCGAACTGGGCTACGCGCCCGATCTCGAATACGACATCGGCGGCAAGCCCGTCAGCGCACAGGCGCACTACCTTATCGAACCCGAACAGCCGCCGCAGCCCGTTCCGCCCGACACCCGCGCCGACGGCAAAACCGCCGTCACCGCCGCAGGCAGCGCCCTATTGCAGCTGCGCGAAGGCGTGTTCGACAGCGGCGCCGCACAGCAGCAGGCGCTGAAAATCACCCGTCTGCTGCTCGACTTCCGCCTGCCCGAAGGCATACAGTCGCGCCGCGTCCTGCAACAGCTGCAAACCTTCCAAACCGCCTTTTCAGACGGCCTCCCGCAGCCCGAAAGGCCGTCTGAAAAAACCGCCGACACCGACACACAGCCATGA
- a CDS encoding basic amino acid ABC transporter substrate-binding protein — translation MKPAKTKLFAAVLACAALLAGCGGSQTQDQSQASATAGGQDAGKVYRVATNAEFAPFEFMDSNNNIQGFDIDLMNAMAKEGGFKVEYKHQPWDSLFAALGNGDVDILASAVTITDERKQAMDFSDPYYKITQVILVPQGKNIKSAEDLKNVNKVGVVTGNTGDLAAGKILGADSSKIARFENITLVTKELENGGLDAVISDSAVVANYVKNNGSKGFTMVSVPDFTEENYGFAVRKGDTQTQAMLNGALKKVRESGEYDQISAKYFAK, via the coding sequence ATGAAACCCGCAAAAACCAAACTTTTCGCAGCCGTGCTGGCCTGCGCGGCTCTGCTGGCCGGCTGCGGCGGCAGCCAGACTCAAGACCAAAGCCAGGCTTCCGCCACCGCAGGCGGGCAGGATGCCGGCAAAGTCTACCGCGTTGCTACCAACGCCGAATTTGCCCCGTTTGAGTTTATGGACAGCAATAACAATATCCAAGGTTTCGACATCGACCTGATGAACGCCATGGCCAAAGAAGGCGGCTTTAAAGTCGAATACAAACACCAGCCGTGGGACAGCCTGTTTGCCGCGCTGGGCAACGGCGACGTGGACATCCTTGCCTCCGCCGTCACCATCACCGACGAGCGCAAGCAGGCGATGGATTTCTCCGATCCTTATTACAAAATCACCCAAGTGATTCTTGTGCCGCAGGGCAAAAACATCAAATCGGCGGAAGACTTGAAAAACGTCAACAAAGTCGGCGTGGTGACCGGCAACACAGGCGACTTGGCCGCAGGCAAAATCCTCGGCGCCGACAGCAGCAAAATCGCCCGCTTCGAGAACATTACCCTCGTTACCAAAGAGCTGGAAAACGGCGGCCTCGACGCCGTGATCAGCGACAGCGCGGTGGTGGCCAACTATGTGAAAAACAACGGCAGCAAAGGCTTCACTATGGTTTCCGTGCCCGATTTCACTGAAGAAAACTACGGTTTTGCCGTGCGCAAGGGCGATACGCAGACCCAAGCCATGCTCAACGGCGCACTGAAAAAAGTGCGCGAATCGGGCGAGTACGATCAGATTTCTGCCAAATACTTCGCCAAATAA
- the nrdG gene encoding anaerobic ribonucleoside-triphosphate reductase activating protein: protein MQTLKFTIEQIVWQEVPGEVSLAFLFSGCQLRCKGCHSADTWKVGLGQELTVEYLKGRLKRYTGLISCVLFMGGEWVPDMLEKMLQTVAAAGLKTCLYTGLEREELEAVSDGIIPLLTYLKTGRWVMELGGLDSPTTNQKFTDLRTGEVLNHLFVKDKPAPNKVIPIAAPAAAAAGLAENREALLQTA, encoded by the coding sequence ATGCAGACCCTGAAATTCACCATCGAGCAAATCGTATGGCAGGAAGTGCCGGGCGAAGTGTCGCTGGCGTTTCTGTTTTCAGGCTGCCAGCTGCGCTGCAAGGGCTGCCATAGCGCGGATACTTGGAAAGTGGGCTTGGGGCAGGAATTGACTGTTGAATACCTTAAAGGCCGTCTGAAACGCTATACGGGCTTGATCAGCTGCGTATTGTTTATGGGTGGCGAATGGGTGCCCGATATGCTGGAAAAAATGCTGCAAACCGTGGCGGCGGCGGGCTTGAAAACGTGTTTGTACACCGGCTTGGAGCGCGAGGAGCTGGAAGCGGTTTCAGACGGCATCATCCCGCTTTTGACCTATCTGAAAACCGGCCGCTGGGTGATGGAATTGGGCGGCTTGGACAGCCCGACGACCAACCAGAAATTTACCGATTTGCGCACAGGCGAGGTGCTCAACCATTTGTTCGTTAAAGACAAACCCGCGCCCAACAAAGTGATTCCGATTGCCGCCCCCGCGGCGGCAGCGGCAGGCTTGGCGGAGAACCGCGAAGCCCTTCTTCAGACGGCCTGA